In Lodderomyces elongisporus chromosome 1, complete sequence, the DNA window ATCCAGCAGTTGGTGAGATGTAGTAGACGAGCATTTCGTAGATAGACAACAAGTCTGCATCCTCTGCATCGGGTTTACCAAAAAGCGTGGCACCTGCAACGATCAAAATTGCCGCATTCACAAAAACAGCTATgataaacaaagaaagtaCCAACTCTACGTATGAATAGTTGAGGCAATACTTGATGGCAGCGTAAGAAGGTTTGTACTTGTGGATCAACATCGACCCGTTTGAAATTCTTCTAATTCGAGTAATAGGAACTGTAGGGTGCGAAGGTGAGTGTGGTGGTGACACATGATCCAGAGGCGTTGAAGAAGGTTGGTGGTAACCCAGAGCCGATCCTGCTGAAAGTAAATTTTGATTCTGTTTAACATTATGCTTTTCGTCGTAGTCCTTGAGTCGAGGTTGCACCAAGGCCGAGCCAAGAAACAATGAATGAGGCATAACGGTGCTCCCCACTATACCGCAACTCAAAAACAAGGcagttttttctttgaagaTCTCTTTGTTTACTGGTAAAAACCCTTTAAAAATTTCCCACCCAGACCCAGGCGGAAAATCGCATTTGAACAATTCAAGTATGAAGCAAACACAAGTGGCCATAACCAAAATCGACACCAATATCTCAAACACTTTAGTTTGTTTCAATGACCCATCCTTGTGGTAAGCCATTAATATGATCAATACATCGAGTACCGTGATTATTACACCATAAATTAGTGGAATTCCAAACAAAATCTCTAATGAAATCGCTGTACCCACAACTTCTGCCAAGTCGGTGGCAATAATAGCAACCTCAGCACAAAGATacataaacaaattgagTTTTGGCGACAAATGCAATCGGCACATTTCGGCAAGATCCAATCCTGTGATTGTACCGAGCTTAACGCAAAGTACTTGCAAGATAACAGCAAACAAGTTGGCcatgaaaatgatgaaacATAACTTATATTGATACATGGAACCTGATGAAGTAGAGGTCGAGTAGTTACCGGGGTCAAGATACGACACAGAAACTACTAGTCCCGGGCCAATAAACGTAAGGTATTTTTTGAACTTGTAAGATAAATCATTGAGCGTCCGCAGCATGGTGGAAGTCACAAGAGATTTGGCAACGTGCGGGTggagaagaaagacaaTTATGtagataaaataaatatttgCTTAAAATTGTTATATTGTTTTCTAAAATGTAAATATTGAGGAAGTTGGGCAAAGGTAGATAGAACAAAATACTACTCTGTTGAGAGGTTTTCTAAAGTACAAAATCAATTGTGTGGAGAAACTTCAAGTGCGATTCTTTCGCAGCGCCGTAGTTGAAAAAACGAGTGTAATTGAACAAGTACATAttacatatgtatatatttagaTACTTGTGTATACAAACACTTGAGTTTTTTACTCCATACACTTTACAAATTGCTCTtagatttgaaaacaatttact includes these proteins:
- the SMF3 gene encoding NRAMP-like transporter smf-3, whose translation is MSRTLNDLSYKFKKYLTFIGPGLVVSVSYLDPGNYSTSTSSGSMYQYKLCFIIFMANLFAVILQVLCVKLGTITGLDLAEMCRLHLSPKLNLFMYLCAEVAIIATDLAEVVGTAISLEILFGIPLIYGVIITVLDVLIILMAYHKDGSLKQTKVFEILVSILVMATCVCFILELFKCDFPPGSGWEIFKGFLPVNKEIFKEKTALFLSCGIVGSTVMPHSLFLGSALVQPRLKDYDEKHNVKQNQNLLSAGSASGYHQPSSTPSDHVSPPHSPSHPTVPITRIRRISNGSMLIHKYKPSYAAIKYCLNYSYVELVLSLFIIAVFVNAAILIVAGATLFGKPDAEDADLLSIYEMLVYYISPTAGLLFALSMLFSGQSAGIVCTMAGQIIAEGFINWSIEPWKRRIITRVIAIVPVIIVIGIMGREGVAKVMNSSQVVLSFILPIVSAPLIYFTCNKKYMTVERIDHGQLSINESSALLSNTNGADAGAGAGAGADTDTDVDRLNVDDALETDITQPSKSVSFENGRFLRITSILTWIVITALNVYLIIAFANGASI